One stretch of Eretmochelys imbricata isolate rEreImb1 chromosome 1, rEreImb1.hap1, whole genome shotgun sequence DNA includes these proteins:
- the LOC144278425 gene encoding olfactory receptor 52P1-like, producing MAVFNLTPSDPSTFILMGIPGLETTHALISIPFSMSYIISLLGNFTVLFVVGKEQTLHKPMYLLLCMLALTDISMCTSIVPKALCIFWFNLKGITVGGCLTQSFFLHAGAMMYSAVLMTMAFDRYVAICNPLRYATILTNARIAKLGLVGLMRAVLFILPLPLLLSRLPFCANHIIPHTYCEHIAVAKISCGDITVNRRYGLVLTFVVIVLDLMLIALSYSLIIRALRRMSSKKAHQKALNTCTAHICVMLTSYTPFLFSHLTHRFGQGIAPHVHIILANLYFLVPPMLHPIIYGVKCKELREKVGKYTCRM from the coding sequence ATGGCAGTTTTCAACCTCACCCCCTCTGATCCTTCAACATTCATCCTAATGGGCATCCCTGGCCTGGAAACTACTCATGCCCtgatttccatccctttctctaTGTCCTACATTATCAGCCTGTTGGGAAATTTCACGGTTCTGTTTgttgtaggcaaagagcagaCCCTGCACAAGCCGATGTACCTACTGCTCTGCATGCTGGCGCTCACAGACATCAGCATGTGTACCTCCATTGTACCAAAGGCACTGTgcatattttggtttaatttgAAAGGCATTACTGTGGGTGGCTGCCTCACTCAGTCATTCTTCCTTCACGCAGGTGCTATGATGTACTCAGCCGTCCTCATGACAATGGCCTTCGATCGCTATgttgccatatgtaaccctctgagatacGCCACCATCCTCACCAATGCACGAATAGCTAAGCTAGGGCTAGTGGGTTTGATGagagctgttctcttcattctgcccctgcctctgctcctgaGCAGGCTCCCATTCTGTGCCAACCACATTATCCCCCATACGTACTGCGAGCACATAGCTGTAGCGAAGATATCATGTGGGGACATCACAGTTAACAGGAGGTATGGCTTGGTGCTAACGTTTGTAGTCATCGTGTTAGACCTAATGCTCATTGCCCTGTCCTACAGTCTGATCATCAGGGCCCTCCGAAGAATGTCCTCCAAGAAAGCTCACCAGAAAGCTCTCAACACCTGCACAGCCCACATCTGTGTGATGCTGACCTCTTATactcccttcctcttctcccacctgaCCCACCGCTTCGGTCAGGGCATCGCTCCCCATGTTCACATCATCTTGGCCAACCTCTATTTCCTCGTCCCCCCCATGCTCCACCCTATTATTTATGGGGTCAAATGCAAAGAGCTTCGTGAAAAAGTGGGCAAATACACCTGCAGAATGTGA